In the Victivallis sp. Marseille-Q1083 genome, one interval contains:
- a CDS encoding homoserine dehydrogenase: protein MKEVKVGIVGFGTVGAGVAAILLRNGEVIAKRTGVDLVLTKIADLDITTDRGVAVPDGILTTSVDETIAAADIVVELVGGTTFARELILKALRAHKMVVTANKALLAKYGKELFAVAMENGVDIYYEASVGGGIPVIKALREGLVANHIQGIYGILNGTCNYILTRMEQEGADFEPVLKDAQKLGYAEAEPSLDIDGFDTAHKATILASLAYGEWFGADDVYVEGIRNISQLDLKFADELGYRIKLLAIIKQLEGDVQIRIHPTLIPKSALLANISGVFNGVAIDGDMVGRTLFYGRGAGREATASAVVADLADVALNIAHQSVHRVPAFRAGSQYAKVTPIDDVTLRYYLRFEVRDEPGVVARIAEILAGKSISISSFVQHESGSGCGVPVMILTHLAQEKLIKAAIAELEALDVVCDKVKLLRIEDI from the coding sequence GTGAAAGAAGTAAAGGTAGGCATAGTCGGATTCGGGACGGTCGGCGCCGGTGTGGCGGCAATCCTGCTTCGCAACGGAGAAGTGATCGCCAAACGGACCGGCGTGGATTTGGTTTTGACGAAAATTGCGGACCTCGATATCACGACGGACCGCGGCGTGGCGGTTCCGGACGGCATTTTGACGACCAGTGTGGATGAAACGATCGCGGCGGCGGATATCGTTGTTGAACTGGTCGGCGGTACTACTTTTGCCAGGGAATTGATCCTCAAGGCGCTGCGCGCGCATAAAATGGTGGTTACCGCCAACAAGGCGCTGCTGGCCAAATACGGCAAGGAGCTCTTCGCTGTGGCGATGGAAAATGGCGTCGATATTTACTATGAAGCCAGCGTCGGCGGCGGTATTCCGGTCATCAAAGCGTTGCGGGAAGGGTTGGTGGCCAATCATATTCAGGGAATTTACGGCATTTTGAACGGCACCTGCAATTACATCCTGACCCGCATGGAGCAGGAAGGCGCCGATTTCGAGCCGGTTTTGAAGGATGCCCAGAAGCTCGGTTATGCCGAGGCGGAGCCGTCGCTGGATATCGACGGCTTCGATACGGCGCACAAGGCGACGATTCTCGCTTCGCTCGCTTACGGCGAGTGGTTCGGCGCCGACGATGTTTACGTCGAAGGCATCCGCAATATTTCGCAACTGGATCTGAAATTCGCCGATGAACTCGGCTATCGGATCAAATTGCTGGCGATCATCAAGCAGCTCGAGGGCGACGTTCAAATCCGCATCCATCCGACGTTGATTCCGAAAAGCGCCTTGCTGGCCAACATTTCCGGCGTCTTCAACGGCGTCGCCATCGACGGCGACATGGTGGGGCGGACGCTCTTCTACGGCCGCGGCGCCGGGCGGGAAGCGACGGCGAGCGCCGTTGTCGCCGACCTGGCCGACGTGGCGCTCAATATCGCCCACCAGTCCGTGCACCGGGTGCCGGCGTTCCGGGCGGGATCGCAATATGCCAAGGTGACGCCGATCGACGATGTCACCTTGCGGTACTATCTGCGGTTCGAAGTCAGGGACGAACCCGGCGTGGTCGCCAGGATCGCCGAGATTCTGGCCGGCAAGTCCATCAGTATTTCCAGCTTCGTTCAACATGAGTCCGGTTCCGGCTGCGGCGTGCCGGTGATGATTCTGACCCACCTGGCCCAGGAGAAACTGATCAAAGCGGCGATTGCCGAACTCGAAGCGTTGGATGTGGTTTGTGACAAGGTCAAACTTTTAAGAATTGAGGATATCTGA
- a CDS encoding aspartate kinase: protein MAGRHTVEKIGGTSMSRFGELMNNVIIGSRTGEKLYNRIFVVSAYGGITNLLLEDKKTGEPGVYGYFAQNNPSWETKLEETRHRMLEYNRSFEEIGLDREEADAFVNERIDGIKVCLRDLVRLRSFGHFRPHDYLPPSREFLSAIGEAHSAFNSAAILRKHGVNAVFVDLTGWKESNSTSIEQMIENHLAELDFSRCLPIVTGYVKCAEGIMNRFDRGYSEITFSKIAVLTDAREGIIHKEFHLSTGDPRLIGADKVKTIGNTNFDIADQLSDMDMEAIHSKASKEMEFKNIPIRVKNAFDPNHPGTLISKDYISPNPRVEMICGRADIIAVEVFDPEMVGQSGFDFRLMDSFNKYRISYIAKNTNANTITHYVAEKSKNLDKCLEQLEQQFKGSVINTYKVAIVAVIGSNMKIPGFLSRAANALARANINILALDQCMRQVNMQFIIGRDDFKSAQVALHREFVENE from the coding sequence ATGGCAGGAAGGCACACCGTAGAAAAAATCGGCGGCACTTCAATGAGCCGATTCGGCGAATTGATGAATAACGTCATCATCGGGTCCAGAACCGGCGAGAAACTTTACAACCGCATTTTTGTCGTGTCCGCTTACGGCGGGATCACCAATCTGCTGCTGGAGGACAAGAAGACCGGCGAACCGGGCGTTTACGGCTATTTTGCCCAGAACAATCCGAGCTGGGAGACCAAGCTGGAAGAAACCCGTCACCGGATGCTCGAATACAACCGCTCGTTCGAAGAAATCGGCCTCGACCGGGAAGAGGCCGACGCCTTTGTCAACGAGCGGATCGACGGCATCAAGGTCTGCCTGCGCGATCTGGTGCGCCTGCGGAGCTTCGGCCATTTCCGGCCGCACGACTATCTGCCGCCCAGCCGGGAATTTCTGAGCGCCATCGGCGAAGCGCACAGCGCCTTCAATTCCGCCGCCATCCTGCGCAAGCACGGCGTCAACGCCGTATTCGTCGACCTGACCGGCTGGAAGGAGAGCAATTCGACCTCCATCGAACAGATGATCGAAAATCACCTGGCCGAGCTGGATTTCAGCCGTTGCCTGCCGATCGTCACCGGTTATGTCAAATGCGCCGAAGGCATCATGAACCGCTTCGACCGCGGTTACAGTGAAATTACCTTCAGCAAAATCGCCGTGTTGACCGACGCCCGCGAAGGGATCATTCACAAGGAGTTTCATTTGAGCACCGGCGATCCGCGGCTGATCGGCGCCGACAAGGTGAAGACGATCGGCAACACCAATTTCGATATCGCCGACCAGTTGTCGGACATGGATATGGAGGCGATCCATTCCAAGGCATCCAAGGAGATGGAGTTCAAGAATATTCCGATAAGGGTGAAGAACGCTTTCGATCCGAACCACCCGGGGACGTTGATCAGCAAGGATTATATTTCGCCGAATCCGCGGGTGGAGATGATCTGCGGCCGGGCGGATATCATCGCCGTCGAAGTGTTCGATCCGGAGATGGTCGGCCAGAGCGGTTTCGATTTCCGGCTGATGGACAGTTTCAACAAGTACCGGATCAGCTATATCGCCAAGAACACCAATGCCAACACCATCACCCATTATGTGGCCGAGAAATCCAAGAATCTCGACAAATGCCTCGAGCAGCTCGAACAGCAGTTCAAGGGGTCGGTGATCAATACCTACAAAGTGGCGATCGTCGCGGTGATCGGCAGCAATATGAAGATTCCGGGCTTTCTGTCCCGGGCCGCCAATGCCCTGGCCCGCGCCAATATCAACATTCTGGCGCTCGACCAGTGCATGCGGCAGGTCAATATGCAGTTCATCATCGGCCGCGATGATTTCAAATCGGCGCAGGTGGCGCTGCATCGCGAGTTTGTGGAAAACGAATAA
- a CDS encoding IMP cyclohydrolase, translating to MYLGRIVAVGMNRAGKVAAMYRVSSRSFPNRETVINGEVVSVIPKAGFESDLRRNCYIAYNCARLPRHYAVASNGSHTDPIAEKIAMGMPVRDAVALGLLAMDYEKDSLDTPRIVAVVNRDGNDAFLGIVRKDALLVREFALQPGQAFYLSTYEKNQPADDNVDAAYDAATAEAACRYVISGGVFAGFTNAVTAAAAMATADGFALASTVA from the coding sequence ATGTATTTGGGAAGAATTGTCGCTGTCGGCATGAATCGGGCGGGCAAAGTCGCCGCGATGTATCGGGTTTCCTCCAGATCGTTTCCGAACCGGGAAACGGTGATCAACGGTGAAGTGGTTTCAGTCATTCCGAAAGCGGGGTTCGAGTCGGATTTGCGCCGCAACTGCTATATCGCTTACAATTGCGCCCGGCTGCCGCGGCATTATGCGGTGGCCAGCAACGGTTCCCACACCGATCCGATCGCCGAGAAGATCGCGATGGGCATGCCGGTGCGCGATGCCGTCGCCCTCGGCTTGCTGGCGATGGACTATGAAAAGGATTCGCTGGACACGCCGCGGATCGTCGCGGTGGTCAACCGCGACGGCAACGACGCCTTTCTCGGCATCGTCCGCAAGGATGCGCTGCTGGTCAGGGAGTTCGCTCTGCAGCCGGGACAGGCTTTTTATCTGTCCACCTACGAAAAGAACCAACCGGCCGACGACAATGTCGATGCTGCCTATGACGCCGCGACGGCGGAAGCCGCTTGCCGATATGTCATTTCCGGCGGCGTCTTTGCCGGCTTTACCAACGCGGTGACGGCGGCGGCGGCAATGGCGACGGCGGACGGATTCGCCCTGGCCTCGACGGTTGCCTAA
- a CDS encoding ATP-dependent helicase → MPICHFRRRLCRLYQRGDGGGGNGDGGRIRPGLDGCLMGTLQEILSQLNEPQRQAVRTIDGPVLVLAGAGTGKTRVITYRIAYMLAEGIPPEQILGLTFTNKAAREMRERLAALVSPEAAKKVTLGTFHSFCVRVLRREITHLHYMSSFTIADEADQQGILKQAAASLGVAKGDISLPDTAAYISRQKNALFFPKEAKRNAENDYEVLQSQLYGEYQNLLELQNMVDFDDLLLLVFEIFRRFPEILKKYQDRYRYLLIDEYQDTNDAQFTIVKMLAADRCNLCVVGDDDQSIYGWRGANIENILDFPKLFKGTTQIKLEQNYRSTDKILQAANAVIAGNSNRYAKNLWSASGDGENITLVSLEDGEAEADFIAGYIAQEMAATPGLRYGDFAVLYRSNHLSRQLEQSLRGSGLPYRLVGGQEFFKRREIKDAAAYLKLLVNPQEDQSLLRILGVPPRGLADKAVEKLKELKQRTHQPMLELLEAPELFEAVSAKGAAAARDLAGQFRRNREIFAEPGGLADKAYNFLKEVGYLDGLQKVYKDIDDALKRRENVDEFISAVAQFEQKAEGPLSLGEFLESFALLEENDRTADESKDGDGICLSTVHAAKGLEFRYVFIIGAEENIFPHERALWENTVDEELRLFYVAITRARVKLIISWAGRRMQRGRETRQLPSRFLARLPEAIVECGTADDFIKTLNNDQLTQAFADIFKMLDD, encoded by the coding sequence TTGCCGATATGTCATTTCCGGCGGCGTCTTTGCCGGCTTTACCAACGCGGTGACGGCGGCGGCGGCAATGGCGACGGCGGACGGATTCGCCCTGGCCTCGACGGTTGCCTAATGGGCACTCTCCAGGAGATCCTGTCGCAACTGAATGAACCGCAGCGGCAGGCGGTCCGGACGATCGACGGTCCGGTGCTGGTGCTGGCCGGCGCCGGTACCGGCAAAACCCGGGTCATCACCTACCGGATCGCTTACATGCTGGCGGAGGGGATTCCGCCGGAGCAGATTCTGGGGCTGACCTTTACCAACAAGGCGGCACGGGAAATGCGGGAGCGGCTGGCGGCGCTGGTTTCGCCGGAAGCGGCGAAGAAGGTGACGTTGGGGACCTTTCACTCCTTTTGCGTCCGGGTTTTGCGGCGGGAGATCACCCATCTGCATTATATGTCCAGCTTTACAATTGCCGATGAAGCCGACCAGCAGGGGATTTTGAAACAGGCGGCAGCCTCGCTCGGGGTGGCCAAAGGCGACATTTCGCTGCCGGATACCGCCGCCTACATCAGCCGGCAGAAAAACGCCCTGTTCTTCCCGAAGGAGGCCAAGCGCAATGCCGAAAATGATTACGAAGTGCTGCAATCCCAGCTCTACGGCGAATATCAGAATTTGCTGGAATTGCAGAACATGGTCGATTTCGATGACCTGCTGCTGCTGGTTTTCGAGATTTTCCGGCGTTTCCCGGAAATTTTGAAAAAATATCAGGACCGTTACCGCTATCTGTTGATCGACGAATACCAGGACACCAACGACGCCCAGTTCACAATTGTCAAAATGTTGGCGGCGGACCGCTGCAATCTGTGCGTAGTCGGCGACGATGACCAGAGTATTTACGGTTGGCGCGGCGCCAATATTGAAAACATCCTCGATTTTCCGAAGCTGTTCAAAGGGACGACGCAGATCAAGCTGGAGCAGAACTATCGGTCTACCGACAAAATTCTGCAGGCGGCCAACGCGGTGATTGCCGGCAACAGCAACCGTTATGCGAAAAACCTCTGGTCGGCCTCCGGCGACGGCGAAAATATCACGCTGGTCAGCCTGGAAGACGGCGAAGCGGAAGCCGATTTCATCGCCGGCTATATTGCGCAGGAGATGGCGGCGACACCGGGATTGCGGTACGGCGATTTCGCGGTGCTCTACCGTTCCAATCATCTGTCGCGGCAGTTGGAACAGAGCCTGCGCGGCAGCGGTTTGCCTTACCGCCTGGTCGGCGGGCAGGAATTTTTCAAGCGGCGGGAGATCAAGGATGCCGCCGCCTACCTGAAATTGCTGGTCAATCCGCAGGAGGACCAGAGCCTGCTGCGTATCCTCGGGGTGCCGCCGCGCGGACTGGCGGACAAAGCGGTGGAAAAATTGAAGGAACTGAAGCAGCGGACCCATCAGCCGATGCTGGAATTGCTGGAAGCGCCGGAGCTGTTCGAAGCGGTTTCCGCCAAAGGCGCCGCGGCGGCGCGGGATTTGGCCGGTCAATTCCGCCGTAACCGGGAAATTTTTGCCGAACCGGGCGGACTGGCTGACAAGGCGTACAATTTTCTGAAGGAAGTCGGCTATCTGGATGGGCTGCAAAAGGTTTACAAGGATATCGACGATGCTTTGAAGCGGCGGGAAAATGTCGACGAATTCATCAGCGCCGTCGCCCAGTTCGAACAGAAGGCGGAGGGGCCGCTGTCGCTCGGCGAGTTTCTGGAGAGTTTTGCTTTGCTGGAGGAGAACGACCGGACGGCGGACGAGAGCAAGGATGGCGACGGCATCTGTCTGTCGACGGTCCACGCGGCCAAGGGACTGGAATTCCGCTATGTGTTCATCATCGGCGCGGAGGAGAACATCTTTCCGCACGAGCGGGCGCTCTGGGAAAATACGGTCGATGAGGAGTTGCGGCTGTTCTACGTGGCGATCACCCGGGCCCGGGTCAAACTGATCATCAGTTGGGCCGGCCGCCGGATGCAGCGCGGCCGCGAAACGCGTCAATTGCCGTCGCGCTTTCTGGCCCGACTGCCGGAGGCGATCGTCGAATGCGGCACGGCGGACGACTTTATCAAAACGTTGAACAACGATCAATTGACTCAGGCGTTCGCCGACATCTTTAAAATGCTGGACGACTGA